caGCATGCACACTACTTGGATTAAGCATCACCTTATGCgagcctgtttgtttttgtttttttaaaaccttGGTGTACCCACAGAGAGAGGATACAATGTTCCACTGTTGCTTATGAAGTCTGGAATAAACTTTATATTGATTTAAGAACCAACAGTATGGTTAAACAGACTTATTGCTCTTGGAACTTTTATCTGTAATACGCCATATGAAACTGAACATTATGACAAAggcctgaataaaaaaaaatgaatgaatcatttaattttaattacagatctgcttctcagtcaaaatctGGCAACATCAAATCTTTATTAATGCAGAATTTCTacaaataattcagtgaagacttggaaaaaaCTGAGAAATTTTTTATCTCTACTATTTTTCCTTGTTTCTGGATTATctttgcatgtatatgtagtaattatatatagttgttaaaaagatcttcaacttaaaaaaaagtgAAGCCTAATTTTTTTGGCCTACAAGAAGTGGTGTTATTCTGAAAATGTATTGTGATGAACTCTTTGGTCTTTGGTTCCATGAAAAAATAATTGGATCatattaaccagttaccagcatttaaaagtaaagttttcactccagaacaattgaaagggacttcgatcccattttcggttacgttctgcaaaacatTTTGTTCGTTTTCATTACGTCTTTCAATTCTTGATTGTGAGACTTTTGAATTTCCAAGAATTAGTGGAACTTGTTCATAGTTTGTGCTAAATGCCACCTGTAGTTACTctgttaggacacctgtgtgaacttgaggtaAATTGACTTCATACATATTCTAAAAATCACTGCCATATTAGTTGATTAACCAGAGgaatatcaccctgcagctctcacctggttacccactgaagctaagcagggttgatcCTGGCTAgtgcctggatgggagacctccctGGGGAAAACTACGGTTGCTACTGGAATAGgtattagtgaggccagcaggtgggtgctcaccctgcagtctgtgtgggtcctaatgccccagtatagtgatggggatgAGGTCCTGACTCTGTGATCATTAAAAATCCTAGGGCATTTCTCGAAAAGATTAGGGGTGCAACCACATTGTCCTGGTCAAAGTTGCCCATTGGCCTCTATttatcatggcttcctaataatcctatatatatatatatatatatatatatatatatatatatatatatatattatagagagagagcacactatggctgccgttgcatcatccagatggatgctgcacacttCTGGATTAGATTCACCCGCTacaatgtaaagcactttgagtgcctagaaagtgctttataaaatgtAAGGTAttgattataattaataattgcaaaaatgtcaattattaaaaaaaacaaaaatctgttttgcAATCAGAAACTACtaaaaaggtcatggaaattcattggtgaaCCCTGTATTCATGCCATGAAATTCAAAcaggtttaagtgtccaaatacttaaggGGTTACTGAATATTTAAAGTATGTGCTACACAATTACAGCAATTGTTCTAactttgtatttgtttatatgcACTCAGTTGGTGGAGACCTCCCTAAAGGGCGAGATCACATTTGACCCGCACTGCGCCTACTACCTGTGGTTCGTTATGGACTTCTGTGATGGTGGAGACATGAATGCCTATCTGCTGTCTCGCAAACCCAGCCGCAAAACAAACACCAGCTTCATGCTGCAGCTGGGCAGCGCACTTGCCTTCCTTCATCGCAATCAGATCATTCACAGAGACCTCAAACCTGACAACATTCTCATCTCGCAGGGCCGCAGCCCGGCCGGGTCGCCTGAGCCCACTCTAAAGGTGGCCGACTTCGGCCTCAGCAAAGTCTGCTCGTGTTCGGGTCTGAACCCTGAAGAACCAGCCAGCGTCAACAAGTGTTTCTTGTCCACAGCTTGTGGGACGGACTTCTACATGGCCCCGGAAGTCTGGGAGGGCCACTACACCGCTAAGGCGGACATTTTTGCGCTGGGGGTGATTATATGGGCCATGGTGGAGCGGATCACATTTGTGGACGTGGAGACGCAGAAGGAACTGTTGGGAAGCTACGTACAGCAGGGGGAGGATATTGTCCCATTGGGGGAAGCTTTGTTAGAGAACCCCAAGATGGAGCTCCACATCCCAGCCCGGAAGAAGAGCATGAACGCTGGCATGAAGCAGCTCATTCGAGAGATGCTGTCTGCCAATCCGCAGGAGCGACCCGATGCTGTCGAGCTGGAGCTCAGGCTGGTTCGGATCGCATGCAGGGAACTCGACTGGGACACGTGAGAGTACGGCGTCTTGGACAGGGGTGAACTTTTTTGTATTTCCTGCCATCTAGGAAGACTCTTTCTTTTGAGCATCAGAACACATTGTTTGGAGGCAGAAATGGGTTTTTAAGGGGTGATTACACTGGTCCTTGGTCTTTTCTACTCTAAAAAAGGTGTAGTACAACACATCCATTGGTGATAAATAGCCTTTACAGCAATGTTAAATGCTCTTTTAATGTCTCAACTCTCCACAAGCACATAGGGACTTTGGTGTCATTAAGGAAAAACATCAGAtttccacttgttgatgacttcCCATTTACCCACATCATGTTTAGTGGTGCCAGAACATTCCAGTACTAAGAAATCAGACAGCATGTAGGGCTGGGCGGTATAGCTATAATAAAAGTGGAGTTTGATACTTTGaggctttaaatattttttttaatcgtaGAAACCGTCTTTGCCAAGTAAATTCAAAACGTTAATGTT
The sequence above is a segment of the Myxocyprinus asiaticus isolate MX2 ecotype Aquarium Trade chromosome 34, UBuf_Myxa_2, whole genome shotgun sequence genome. Coding sequences within it:
- the LOC127425712 gene encoding serine/threonine-protein kinase pdik1l, with translation MVSSEAKYELIQEVGRGSYGVVYEAAVRQTGARVAVKKIRCHSPENVELALREFWALSSIQSQHPNVIHLEECVLQRDGLAQRMSHGSSSSLYLELVETSLKGEITFDPHCAYYLWFVMDFCDGGDMNAYLLSRKPSRKTNTSFMLQLGSALAFLHRNQIIHRDLKPDNILISQGRSPAGSPEPTLKVADFGLSKVCSCSGLNPEEPASVNKCFLSTACGTDFYMAPEVWEGHYTAKADIFALGVIIWAMVERITFVDVETQKELLGSYVQQGEDIVPLGEALLENPKMELHIPARKKSMNAGMKQLIREMLSANPQERPDAVELELRLVRIACRELDWDT